One genomic segment of Streptomyces niveus includes these proteins:
- a CDS encoding MFS transporter, translating into MPGLVRGVYLPRAADAGAFSLATYGIPMLVLATTGSAALTGLAFALEWIPRLAVVTFAGTLVDRHGPALVFRLACVLRAVVVLAAAVVLPAQTGGTETTVILLAAASGALNQFSYVAAETTGADASRRAGSRAHRVQSVLLGVDQTALLAGPALAGLLVQWTGSTGLLTTCAAFSLLAAVLTPRQLALRKTSSPADAVPAPGLRTGWTVLRKRPALAWLVGGLVVSNLSVGVLQAATPVIVVQQLGHSTGSVGLIWSAAAVASLLAVAACRGAISRWGLWPVGTLSATVAAGACLAVAQATTYSMYLVLVAVFMAGEGGLTVVLRTLRSTLIPAQVFGATLALTILLLLAPFPLAGLLVAVLPPDRLGHALGVCAVVQALALTVTFARLRTLPGLRPAHP; encoded by the coding sequence ATGCCCGGTCTTGTGCGCGGTGTCTATCTGCCGCGGGCCGCAGATGCGGGTGCGTTCAGCCTGGCCACGTACGGGATCCCGATGCTCGTGCTGGCCACGACCGGCTCGGCCGCGCTCACCGGGCTCGCGTTCGCGCTGGAATGGATCCCGCGCCTGGCGGTCGTCACGTTCGCCGGAACGCTCGTCGACCGGCACGGCCCCGCCCTCGTCTTCCGGCTCGCCTGCGTGCTCCGGGCGGTGGTCGTGCTCGCCGCCGCGGTCGTACTTCCCGCGCAGACAGGCGGGACGGAGACGACGGTCATCCTCCTCGCCGCTGCCAGCGGGGCGTTGAACCAATTCTCCTACGTTGCCGCCGAGACCACCGGCGCGGACGCCAGCCGCCGGGCCGGGAGCCGGGCGCACCGGGTGCAGTCGGTATTGCTGGGGGTGGACCAGACCGCGCTTCTGGCCGGTCCCGCGCTCGCCGGCCTCCTGGTCCAGTGGACCGGTTCCACCGGACTGCTCACCACGTGCGCCGCCTTCTCCCTGCTGGCAGCGGTGTTGACGCCGCGGCAGCTCGCGCTACGCAAAACGAGCAGCCCCGCGGATGCGGTGCCCGCGCCGGGTCTTCGGACCGGGTGGACCGTACTGCGGAAGCGTCCCGCGCTGGCGTGGCTGGTGGGCGGGCTGGTCGTGTCGAACCTGTCGGTCGGCGTGCTCCAGGCAGCGACCCCGGTGATCGTGGTCCAGCAGCTGGGGCACTCCACCGGCTCCGTCGGGCTCATCTGGTCCGCCGCCGCCGTCGCGTCCCTGCTCGCCGTCGCCGCCTGCCGCGGTGCGATCAGCCGCTGGGGACTCTGGCCGGTAGGGACTCTGTCCGCGACGGTCGCCGCAGGCGCCTGCCTCGCCGTCGCCCAGGCCACCACCTACAGCATGTATCTCGTCCTGGTGGCCGTGTTCATGGCCGGTGAGGGCGGCCTGACGGTGGTGCTGCGCACCCTGCGCTCGACCCTCATCCCCGCCCAGGTGTTCGGCGCGACGCTCGCGCTGACCATCCTGCTGCTCCTCGCCCCGTTCCCCCTCGCCGGTCTCCTCGTCGCTGTTCTGCCGCCCGACCGGCTCGGACACGCGCTCGGCGTCTGCGCCGTCGTCCAGGCCCTGGCGCTCACGGTCACCTTCGCCCGCCTGCGGACCCTGCCCGGCCTGCGCCCGGCACACCCCTGA
- a CDS encoding ATP-grasp domain-containing protein produces the protein MPSRPTVLVVAPADEALRGYCLDSVAAAYDIVLITHSAPTWERRCIRDAEIADPADEAALLTAGRALAARHTLHGVVTWSEWDLVNVARLAEHLGLRTNSPQVMRHCRNKAAQRSLFARHRVPSAKAMTARTLLEAALAAETIGYPVVLKPAAYAASIGVSRAGRSEDLPGAFDFAQAGAELSRESAAVLVEEYLHGPEISVECVTHRGTTRAVAVTRKTLGPAPYFEEIAHSVDANDPLLVQVGPVAAAAVRALGITDGIQHVEMRLTGDGPRLIEVNARIAGDLIGQLVHLATGVDLARAAADIACGTAPDLSPTRRTAAGIRLLYPEVSGTLAARQFTDGFMTHTPWLRQVHWLREVGEILTLPPAGSMYSARVGFFTVTGTSTRQVAQRTRLVLDQLTLTTTLPPQRSHLPEAGTRA, from the coding sequence TTGCCCTCTCGTCCCACCGTTCTCGTCGTCGCGCCCGCGGACGAGGCGCTGCGCGGCTACTGCCTCGATTCTGTGGCCGCCGCCTACGACATCGTGCTCATCACCCACAGCGCTCCGACGTGGGAGCGCCGCTGCATCCGCGACGCCGAGATCGCCGATCCCGCCGACGAGGCTGCGCTGCTGACGGCCGGGCGGGCACTGGCCGCACGGCACACCCTGCATGGGGTGGTGACGTGGTCGGAGTGGGACCTGGTGAACGTGGCCCGGCTCGCCGAGCACCTGGGGCTGCGTACGAACAGCCCGCAGGTGATGCGCCATTGCCGGAACAAGGCCGCGCAACGCAGCCTGTTCGCCCGTCACCGTGTGCCGTCCGCGAAGGCGATGACCGCGCGCACTCTGCTGGAGGCGGCGCTGGCGGCGGAGACGATCGGCTACCCGGTGGTGCTGAAACCGGCGGCGTACGCGGCGAGTATCGGCGTCAGCCGCGCCGGCCGGTCCGAAGACCTCCCCGGCGCGTTCGACTTCGCCCAGGCCGGCGCCGAACTCAGCCGCGAGTCCGCGGCCGTGCTGGTCGAGGAGTACCTTCACGGCCCGGAGATATCGGTCGAGTGCGTCACGCACCGCGGTACGACCCGTGCGGTCGCCGTCACCCGCAAGACCCTCGGTCCCGCACCGTACTTCGAGGAGATCGCCCACTCGGTCGACGCGAACGACCCGCTGCTCGTACAGGTCGGGCCGGTCGCCGCAGCGGCGGTGCGGGCGCTGGGTATCACGGACGGCATCCAGCATGTCGAGATGCGCCTCACCGGGGACGGGCCGCGTCTTATCGAGGTCAACGCGCGGATCGCCGGTGACCTCATCGGCCAGCTCGTCCACCTCGCTACGGGTGTTGACCTGGCCCGCGCCGCCGCCGACATCGCCTGCGGCACGGCCCCCGACCTCAGCCCAACGCGCCGTACGGCAGCCGGTATCCGTCTCCTTTATCCGGAGGTGTCGGGCACGCTCGCCGCCCGCCAGTTCACGGACGGGTTCATGACCCATACGCCGTGGTTGCGGCAGGTGCACTGGCTGCGCGAGGTCGGCGAGATCCTCACTCTGCCGCCCGCCGGGTCCATGTACTCCGCCCGTGTCGGGTTCTTCACCGTCACCGGCACCAGCACCCGGCAGGTCGCCCAGCGCACCCGCCTCGTCCTCGACCAGCTCACCCTGACCACCACCCTGCCCCCACAGCGCTCGCACCTTCCGGAAGCAGGAACTCGTGCCTGA
- a CDS encoding winged helix-turn-helix transcriptional regulator has protein sequence MATTALPPTVDADVARVTEALGMITPRWNVRVLLALRAQPLRYTELTDKLPWLRGGQLHPRLRALGDAGLVGRTEHSVHHVTYHLTGRGTTLLPVLPVIATWAEEFLEKPAGPVSTVQNVEDSLILLTRRHAAPILWVLKTREEASARYLADIVMPGGYWTNIYPPLRQLVDDGLVDTAGTGLPYRLTASGHGLGRVFGTLSAWAAGRSLTHASRHPVWGTPETNTRTEPGTWVSRQSRLPAPPLSPVLEAGTSRSPRPVPELFSHAAPARPAEVPVGGARR, from the coding sequence TTGGCCACCACCGCCCTGCCACCGACCGTTGACGCGGACGTCGCCCGGGTCACCGAAGCCCTCGGCATGATCACCCCGCGCTGGAACGTGCGCGTCCTGCTGGCGCTGAGGGCCCAGCCCCTGCGCTACACCGAGTTGACGGACAAGCTGCCCTGGCTGCGCGGCGGCCAGCTCCACCCCCGGCTCCGGGCCCTTGGCGACGCCGGCCTGGTCGGGCGCACCGAGCACTCCGTCCACCACGTCACCTACCACCTCACCGGACGCGGCACGACGCTGCTGCCCGTGCTGCCGGTGATCGCCACCTGGGCCGAGGAGTTCCTGGAGAAACCGGCAGGGCCCGTCTCGACGGTCCAGAACGTCGAGGACAGCCTCATCCTGCTCACCCGGCGGCACGCCGCACCGATCCTGTGGGTGCTCAAGACCCGCGAAGAGGCGAGCGCCCGGTACTTGGCCGACATCGTCATGCCCGGCGGCTACTGGACCAACATCTACCCGCCTCTGCGGCAGCTCGTCGACGACGGCCTGGTGGACACCGCCGGCACCGGCCTCCCCTACCGCCTGACCGCCTCCGGCCACGGCCTGGGAAGGGTGTTCGGCACGCTGTCCGCCTGGGCCGCCGGGCGGTCCCTCACCCACGCGTCCCGGCATCCCGTCTGGGGGACACCGGAAACCAACACCCGTACGGAGCCGGGGACGTGGGTCAGCCGCCAGTCCAGGCTGCCGGCCCCGCCGCTGTCCCCGGTTCTGGAAGCCGGGACATCACGGTCCCCTCGGCCGGTCCCCGAACTGTTCTCCCACGCTGCCCCCGCACGCCCCGCGGAGGTCCCGGTCGGAGGCGCCCGCCGATGA
- a CDS encoding DUF317 domain-containing protein — MPDLDSFGPDDPVLVSPRYLAGPRLEQRPLAAAMVWSSLMKAGWATYTPDNQREPFLCASPCQLVRAARMPNATDGGWKAVVYDDAMGTPWWTAEWTQQTPAELLTDFHRALAEAHATGALHSPTSPAAAVYLPLLNAGWSHMVDERGNQTFTSPDRLATVTGHRRPSHGGDAWSLSVFPDTTGGCRWSARFSKQVPCALVAAFTTSLADTTPVYRSAGQLPKGLGSYLVTEPAPPCAPARSDAGAASAPVLPTAGPGQGTARCR, encoded by the coding sequence GTGCCTGATCTTGACTCCTTCGGGCCGGACGACCCGGTCCTCGTCTCACCCCGCTACCTCGCCGGTCCCAGGCTCGAACAGCGACCGCTCGCTGCGGCGATGGTCTGGTCGAGCCTGATGAAGGCCGGCTGGGCCACCTACACACCGGACAACCAGCGGGAACCGTTTCTCTGTGCGAGCCCGTGCCAGCTGGTTCGCGCCGCCCGCATGCCCAATGCGACAGACGGTGGCTGGAAGGCGGTCGTCTACGACGATGCAATGGGCACGCCCTGGTGGACCGCGGAGTGGACACAGCAGACACCGGCCGAGCTGCTCACCGACTTCCACCGTGCCCTCGCCGAAGCACACGCCACCGGAGCCCTTCACTCCCCGACCAGTCCCGCCGCGGCTGTCTACCTGCCCCTGCTGAACGCCGGCTGGAGCCACATGGTGGACGAACGCGGCAACCAGACGTTCACCTCTCCCGACCGTCTTGCCACGGTGACCGGCCACCGGCGGCCTTCCCATGGCGGCGACGCCTGGAGCCTGAGCGTTTTTCCCGACACGACCGGCGGCTGCCGGTGGAGCGCCCGGTTCAGCAAGCAGGTGCCCTGCGCCCTGGTCGCCGCGTTCACCACCTCCCTTGCCGACACGACACCGGTGTACCGCAGTGCCGGCCAACTGCCCAAGGGACTGGGCTCGTACCTGGTGACCGAACCCGCCCCGCCCTGCGCGCCGGCCCGATCCGACGCGGGCGCAGCGTCGGCTCCCGTACTTCCGACCGCCGGTCCCGGCCAGGGCACAGCCCGCTGCCGCTGA
- a CDS encoding DUF317 domain-containing protein, with product MRQPEPHEPRHYELDGDVFVSPRHLAGTTAVGDAGLEPLLALGWELRRDELANVFVTAPDRKVRLGYLPEGEDDGLWRINAYNDLFAPPVWGVCFNDSCPTEFVTAFTTALARAYEQGPDAYLAPPAPGTGDRDPFLAVVPLIDRGWLFERPRWNVFAIRSPDKLACLEFTTGDLDPEAELTTRDARWHLWAGTSAARPAWYATASTDTPVPLLTAVTESVSDPAPLPRWREETHSYVRGLARLTPIVPPRPPVPTPLDVRRAVASRRPAALPAVSVPRWSTTSRPALPGARR from the coding sequence ATGCGTCAACCTGAACCGCACGAACCGCGGCACTATGAACTCGACGGGGATGTGTTCGTCTCGCCGCGTCATCTCGCCGGTACAACAGCGGTCGGGGATGCCGGTCTTGAACCTCTGCTGGCGCTGGGCTGGGAGCTGCGGCGTGACGAGCTCGCGAACGTCTTCGTCACCGCACCGGACCGGAAGGTGCGTCTCGGCTACCTGCCCGAGGGCGAGGACGACGGTCTGTGGCGTATCAACGCCTACAACGATCTCTTCGCGCCGCCGGTATGGGGAGTGTGTTTCAACGACTCCTGTCCGACCGAGTTCGTCACGGCCTTCACCACTGCCCTCGCCCGGGCGTACGAGCAGGGTCCGGACGCCTACCTCGCGCCGCCCGCCCCCGGTACTGGGGACCGTGACCCGTTCCTCGCGGTCGTACCGCTCATCGACCGAGGCTGGCTGTTCGAGCGCCCCCGCTGGAATGTCTTCGCCATCCGCTCGCCCGACAAGCTGGCCTGCCTGGAATTCACCACCGGAGACCTCGACCCCGAAGCGGAGCTGACGACCCGCGACGCCCGCTGGCACCTGTGGGCCGGCACCTCCGCCGCCCGCCCCGCCTGGTACGCCACCGCCAGCACCGACACCCCCGTGCCCCTGCTCACCGCGGTCACCGAGTCCGTCTCGGATCCGGCGCCGCTGCCCCGCTGGCGCGAGGAAACCCACTCCTACGTCCGCGGCCTGGCCCGTCTCACCCCGATCGTCCCGCCTCGACCTCCGGTTCCGACGCCGCTCGACGTGCGGCGGGCCGTCGCGTCCCGACGCCCGGCCGCCCTGCCTGCGGTCAGCGTTCCGCGCTGGAGCACCACCAGCCGCCCGGCCCTGCCCGGCGCACGCCGCTGA